In Aptenodytes patagonicus chromosome 6, bAptPat1.pri.cur, whole genome shotgun sequence, one genomic interval encodes:
- the LOC143161615 gene encoding leucine-rich repeat-containing protein 3-like, protein MLCHIPSTHHFPPAMGAALQECRGAALLPRSCCSHRGITSSHAELARCKMTLTTTPAASVAQAFFCLLLCVPWGSSCPPSCQCTERAGAKAVLCSSRHLEEIPKDIPKDAVFLKLDANSITRIPSNAFRHLSHLEELDLSRNAIEKIDRAAFKGVAAGLRTLDLSSNRIRSIPKEALLALNAKLRLANNPWHCECALQEVLWEARLDPDSVQDITCHTAPREEYVGKPLLQVLDAGVNFCSVRQRTTDVAMFITMFGWFAMVIVYVICYVRHNREDTCKHVEYLKSLPSTQGHAETTSTAL, encoded by the coding sequence ATGCTGTGTCATATCCCTTCCACCCACCACTTTCCTCCAGCAATGGGAGCGGCTCTGCAGGAGTGCAGAGGAGCCGCCctgctgcccaggagctgctgcagccaccGGGGAATCACCAGCAGCCATGCCGAGCTGGCCAGGTGCAAGATGACCCTCACGACCACACCGGCAGCCAGCGTCGCCCAGGCTTTCTTTTGCCTCCTGCTGTGTGTCCcctggggcagctcctgccccccgAGCTGCCAGTGCACAGAGCGGGCAGGGGCGAAGGCCGTCCTCTGCAGCTCCCGGCACTTGGAGGAGATCCCCAAGGACATCCCCAAAGATGCAGTATTCCTCAAGCTGGATGCCAACAGCATCACCAGGATCCCAAGCAATGCCTTCAGGCACCTCTCCCACCTGGAGGAACTCGATCTCTCCAGGAATGCCATTGAGAAGATCGACAGGGCAGCTTTCAAAGGGGTGGCTGCCGGGCTGCGTACCCTCGACCTCTCCAGCAACCGCATCCGCAGCATCCCCAAGGAGGCCTTGCTGGCGCTCAATGCCAAGCTCCGCCTGGCCAACAACCCCTGGCACTGTGAGTGTGCCTTGCAGGAGGTGTTGTGGGAGGCACGGCTGGACCCTGATTCCGTCCAGGACATCACCTGCCACACAGCCCCGCGCGAGGAGTACGTGGGCAAGCCACTGCTCCAGGTCCTGGATGCTGGCGTCAACTTCTGCAGCGTGCGTCAGAGGACCACAGACGTGGCCATGTTCATCACCATGTTCGGCTGGTTCGCCATGGTCATTGTCTACGTGATCTGCTATGTCCGGCACAATCGAGAGGACACTTGCAAGCACGTGGAGTACCTGAAGTCACTGCCGAGCACCCAGGGCCATGCAGAGACCACCAGCACTGCCCTGTAG